The Pseudomonas nunensis genome includes the window AGCTCGACTTCGGTGCCGTCCTTGAAACGAATCGGCACGGGCGTGTAGTCGACCCGGACCTTGCCTTCCGGCGCGACGCCGGGCACCGACATGTCCTGCAACTGGCCGCCGTAGACCGGCTCGGGGACCACGCCCAGCTGCTCGATGACCTTTGCGTAGGCCGGTGCGTCGGGAATCGACAGGCGCACCAGCATCGACACCGCGTTATTGGCATCCGGCGTCGGCGGATGACCGCGACCGTCCTTGATGTGGCAGTTCTGGCAAGCGTTGGTGTTGAATAATGGGCCGAGGCCATCCCGGGCGGTGGTGGTCGACGGGGCGATCACCCAGGGGCTGCGGAAAAAGCTGTTGCCGACGCTGAAGTCCACCCGACGTGACGGCGGCAGATTGGCCGAGGGCAGGGAAAACGCGTTCTGATCGGTCTTGCGCACCGTCGCGCTGCCACCGGACCGCGCTTCACCGGGTTCGGCCTGGGTAAAACGCGGGGCGTCATCGCAGGCACTCAGGCCCAGGGCCATGAACAGGGTGCACCAACGAAGAGGCAACGACGGCATCAGGTTTCCTGAAAGACGAGCAAAACAAGGGCGCAAAGTCTAACAGGGCGGGGGAAATTGAATAAGAGGAATTATCGTTTGGTTGATGTGGGACATAATTTTCCTGCCCACCACAATTCACCTGTGGGAATGCAATCCAATGTGGGAGCGAGCTTGCTCGCGATGGGGTCATCACAGTCGACATTGATGTTGAATGTGCGACCGCTATCGCGAGCAAGCTCGCTCCCACATTTTGTCTCGTGTGAAGCCCGGATTTGTGGCCGCCATCAATACCCTGTGGGAGCGGGCTTGCTCGCGAAGACGGCATCACATCCAACATTTTTGGTGACTGATACACCGCTTTCGCGAGCAAGCCCGCTCCTACAGGGGACCGTGTTCAGGCGGGTATGAAAAAGGCGACCCGAAGGTCGCCTTTTTTGTCACTCAGCCAGCGTTGATCAGAATTCGTGATCAGCGTTGTCCGGGTTCAGGTCGCTGATGCCCAGTTTGCCAGCGGCCGCTTCGATCGAACCGGTCTGCTTGACCAGGGACGCGATGGCGTCACGTACGATCTGGTTGCCCGCGGTGTTGCCGGCGGCGATCAGTTGGTCGTAGTGCTCACCCTTGTTGGCGTGATCGACCATGACCTGGATCTTGGCTTCGGTCGCGGCCAGATCAGCTTTCAGGGCGGTGTCGGCAGCCGGGTCGGCCTTGGCCACCAGGGACGACAGGCTCGCGCCGGTCATTTTGGTGCCGTCGACGCGGGTGTATTCGCCCAGGTACACGTTACGCACGCCTTTGGCATCGTAGAAGTGCGAGTTGTGGGTGTTGTCGCTGAAGCAATCCTGTTCGTCTTCCGGGGAGTTGGCCTCCAGGGAAACCTTCATGCGCTCGCCCGCCAGTTCGCCCAGGGACAGGCTGCCCATGCCGAACAGCATTTTGCGCAGGCCGGTTTCACCAGGCTCGGCTTCCAGGGTGGCGCGGTAGTTGTCGGCCACGTTCGGCTTCCAGTTACCGACCATTTCTTCCAGGTCGCTGACCAGCAGTTGGGTCACGGACTTCAGGTAGGCACGGCGACGATCGTTGTGACCGCCCGTTGCGCCTTTGCCTTCCAGGTAGTCGGAAGCAGGACGGTTGCCGGCGCCTGGGCCGGTGCCGTTCAGGTCCTGGCCCCACAGCAGGAATTCGATGGCGTGGTAGCCGGTGGCGACGTTGGCTTCAGCACCGCCCAGCTCGTTCAGGCTGGCGAGTTTTTCCGGGGTGATTTCTTTGACATCGACCTTGTCTTCGCCGACCTGGACTTCGGTGTTGGCGATGATGTTGGCGGTAGCGCCCGGGTTACCCAGTGCGTGTTCGTAGGATTTGTCGACGTAGTCGATCAGGCCTTCGTCCAGTGGCCAGGCGTTCACCTGACCTTCCCAGTCGTCGATGATGGTGTTGCCGAAGCGGAACACTTCGCTCTGCAGGTAAGGAACGCGAGCAGCGACCCAGGCAGCCTTGGCGGCTTTCAGGGTGTCGGCGTTCGGCTTGGCGAGGAAGGCGTCGACGGCGGTTTGCAGGGTTTTCGCAGTAGATTCGGCATCGCTGTAAACGGCGAAGACCATGTCGGCGTAATGCGCGACCACGGCTTTGGCGGCGGCTTCGTCGACTTTACCGGCGGCGGCTGGCGCAGCAGCCGGGGCCGCAGCGGTGGTGCTGGCGGCCGGCGCAGGCGTTGGCGCAGCGGCGGTCTTGTCTTTGCCTTCACCGCAACCGGCGAGGGAAATAGCGATGGCCAACAGACTGGCGGTAGCCAGAGGCATACGAATCATGGCGAACATCCTGCTTCGATAGGGGGTGGAATGGCGCCAGGGGCGCGCAAAACTGCGACATAATGCAAATCTTTCGCATTATGTGTAAAGGGTTGTGCTTGGAAATATTTCGTATTTAGCGGGTGAGGGTGCTGTGGATCAAAAGATCGCAGCCCTGTAGCAGCTGGCGCAGCCTGCGTTCGGCGGCGCAGCCGTCGTAAATTTAGACGCTGCGGTCTGCCTGATGCACCGAGGCGCCTGATTTTACGACGGCTTCGCCGCCGAACGCAGGCTGCGCCAGCTGCTACAAAGGGCCGTTAGAGGATGGCCGCGTTACTGCGCTGGGCCTGCTTTAGATAAGCGCTCAACTCACGCGCTGGCAGCGGTTTGCTGTAGTGGTAACCCTGACCTTCGTGGCAGCCTTCGGAAATGATGTAGGCCTCTTGCTCGGCGGTTTCTACGCCTTCGGCAATTACCTGCATGCCCAGGCTCTTGCCCAACTGGATGATCGCGCGAACGATGGTCGCATCGTCGTCGTCATCCAGCAGGTCCTGGACGAAGCTCTTGTCGATCTTGATCTTGTCCAGCGGCAGGCTTTTCAGATAACTCAGCGACGAATAACCGGTGCCGAAGTCGTCGATGGCGATCAGCGCGCCGGAGCGACGCAGGCTCAGCAAATGCTGGGCGGCGGTGCTGATGTCTTCCATCAGGCCGGTTTCGGTGACTTCCAGCTCCAGGCTGCGCGGCGGCAGGCGGTAGATCTGTAACAGGTTGTTGACCACTCGCGGCAACTCGGCGTGGTGCAGTTGCACAGTCGACAGGTTCACCGCCATGCGCAGGTCGGCAAAACCCTGGTCATGCCAGTCGCGCAATTGCTTGCAGGCCTGATCCAGCACCCACTCGCCAATGGCAATGATGGTGCCGTTCTGCTCGGCCAGCGGAATAAACAGGTCCGGCGGCACCAATCCGTGTTCGGGGTGCTGCCAGCGAATCAACGCCTCGACGCCCACCACCCGATGATCGCGGTAGCTGATCTGTGGTTGGTAGACGAGGTAGAACTGGTCGCGGATCAGCGCATCACGCAGGTCTTTTTCCAGTTCGCGGCGGCGGCGCATTTCGCTGTCGACGCTGGCAATATAAAACTGATACCGGTTGCGCGAGCGAGTCTTGGCCAGGGTCATGGTCTGCTCGGCTTTTTGCAGCAACTTCTCGGTGCTGTCACCGTCCTCGGGGAACAGGGTGATGCCGATGGTGGCGCGCAGGCGGATTTCCTGATGATCGAGGGCAAACGCCGCTTCCAGGTCATCGAGAATGCTTTGGGCCAGTTCAGCCGCTTCGTAGGGTTGTTCGATGTCGGCCTGGACCAGCGCGAACTGGTCGCCACCGAGGCGGGCGAGGGCGCCGAGGCGACCACTGTGGGCCCGCAGGCGATCGGCCAGGGCCAGCAGCAATTGGTCGCCGGTCTGGTAGCTGAATTGTTCGTTGATGCCCTTGAAGTCATCGAGGCCCACGACCAGCACCGCGACCCGGCGCTGCAATTTGCCAGCGTCCACCAGGATCTTGTCCAGTTGCTGCTGCAATTGCTGGCGGTTCGGCAGGCCAGTGAGGAAGTCGTACTGGGCCATGCGCAGCAGGCTGTTTTCCGCTTCGTGGCGCAGATGCGTGTTGCGCTCGATGGACTCGAGCAACTGGTTGGCGGTGTTGATCCAGATCCCCAGTTCGTTCTTTTCGTGGCCCTTGAGCTGCGGAATCTTGTGTTCGCTGGGGCGGTCGGGGTTGATTTCGGTCAGGTGCTCGATGATCCGCGACAGCGGCTTGGTCAGCAGCCAGTGGTAAACCAGGTACAGCACCAGGCCCATGGCGAGGGCGCGCAGCACCCCGGAAATAAAGATGATTACCGAGCTGACGATGAAACCCTGGCCATAAGTGGCGGTGTCGAGGGTGATGCTCAGGTCTCCATAATATTCGCTGTAGGGCCCGCGACCCACCAGTTGGGTGGTGAAGGTGCGTTCCTGACCCAGAATCAGGTCGGTCAGCCAGCGGCTGTTGGAATGCTGCAGCTCGCGGGATTTCTGCGCGAGCATGGCTTCATTGGGGTGGCCAATGGAGGCCTGGCGCACGGCGTCATCCTGGAACAGGCCTTCGATCACTTGCATGCCCATCTCCCGGTCCAGGCTGTAGACGGCCTGGGTCGAGGGGTCGCGGAACATGTCGAGGATGCGCTGGGCATCACCGGCCACGGCCTGGCGTGTTTTATAGGCATCGAAAACGATCTGCGCGCAGCTCAAGACCACGCCGACGATCAATGCCGACAGGAGCACGACCCGGAGCAACTTCACCGACAAGCTGTTCTTGAGTTCCAGCTTCAAAGGGTTATTCCTTGTTCCGTGCGGGTAGCATCAAGTTGCCATGAGTATTGGCAATCCCGTGATGGCAGTCAAAGGGACAATTCAGCTCAGGGGATTTTGCCTGTAGCTTGGCCAATATGCTGGGATTTTGAGTGTTTGTCCTATTTGTACTGTGTCGGTAGTTTTGGCCTTCAACTTGAGGAGGTTCGGGAGTATTTTTCCTTTAGGTTGATGTTAGTCCGCTGTGGCTTGGGGGCAAGGCGCTCTTGTCTTGTTTCATTGTAGGAAATTGCGATTGGTCGCTTGGGGCTTGGCGGCCTCTGGGCCGACCATGTTTTGGGTGGTTTGGGGGGTATATCCGTTGCTGCGGTTATGGCGGCTGGCGGTTTCGCCCTTACGGCGAGTCCCTTTGGCAAACGCCCCAAAGGAACCAAAGGTCTTGCCCCTGGCGTCCGGCCCCTCGCTTAGGCTCGGCGTGCCTTCGTTCCGGTATTCATCTGGGGGCATCGCCTACGGTCGGCTTCGCTTCGACCTCCTCTCGATGTGTTCGACTTCGTCGAACGGCGCTGCGCGCCTGCCCCCCAGATGAACACCTCCACTCAGCCTCCCGAAAGGGGCGGGTAGGGCAAGATCAAGAGCTACAGGCGAGCTAACGCTCGGCCTTGAGTGGTGAGGAGCGGGGCGGTGCATGCCGCTCTGCTTTTGCTTCTGTAGGAGCATGGCTTGCCCGCGAAGGCGTCCTGACAGACGACCAACCTCTCCCGAATGCCCTCGATCAATTTGTGGGAGCGAGCCTGCTCGCGAAGGCGTCCGCGCAGGCAACGAATAGGTCTGTTTAAACATGTGTGAAAAAACCGGACCTTTCCCACGAGGTTTTCAGGTTGCCCGTAGGAAGCGGGATGAATAACCTTTTGGGTGTCGCTGAAAACTCAGCGATCGGGTGTGAGAACCCGGCAAGTCATAGTCATCCAGTGCCAGTATCCGCATAATTGCCGCCAGTTTATCGGCTGCATATGCGTTATGGCGGCTGTGTGCGGGCAGACTTCGGTCTGGCCGGGTGTCTATGACCGGTTTCTCACCTCGCACATAGCTGCCACCTCTTTGTCGCGTGAGAAACGGCAAGGGATTGGTACTCAACGTCATAGGCATTCCCTTGGATAAATTAATCCCAGACCCACCCTACAAACCCGACTCCATGTTCAATGTCTCCCTGGATAAGAACATCGAATCCCTCCTGGCCCACGCCTGTGAATCGTTAGCCTCGGCGAATGTCCTGGCCAGTGATTTTGCCACCTACCTGAGCGGCTCCCAGCGCAGTACGGCAATGGCGATTGCGCAGGTGGTCATGCTGGCGCAACTGGCCGTTAACCGGGCGTTGGATATTGTCGATCCGCAGGATTAGGTGTTCCCCCTGTGGGAGCGAGCTTGCTCGCGATGGCGGCCTCACATTCAACATCTCTGCAACAGACAAACCGCTATCGCGAGCAAGCTCGCTCCCACAGGTACAGCGGTGTCGTTGATTGCGACGGCGATCTGATAGGAGAAACTTTTCCAACGCCCATAAAAAAACCCGACATAAGCCGGGTTTTTCTTGGGCATCGATCTTAAGCGGTGAAGGTTTTGCCTTCGAACTGCTCAGCCACGAATTTCCAGTTGACCAGGTTCCAGAACGCTTCGACATACTTCGGGCGAACGTTGCGGTAGTCGATGTAGTAAGCGTGTTCCCAGACGTCGCAGGTCAGCAGCGGGGTGTCGCCGTTGGTCAGCGGGTTGCCGGCGCCGATGGTGCTGGCCAGGGCCAGGGAACCGTCAGCCTTTTTCACCAGCCAGCCCCAGCCGGAACCGAAGGTGCCGATCGAGGTTTTGCTGAATTCTTCTTTGAACTTGTCGAACGAACCGAACGAAGCGTTGATGGCTTCAGCCAGGGCGCCGGTAGGTTGACCGCCGGCGTTTGGTGCCAGGCAGTTCCAGTAGAAGGTGTGGTTCCAGACCTGAGCGGCGTTGTTGAAGATACCGCCCGAAGAAGATTTGACGATCTCTTCCAGGGTCTTGCCTTCGAACTCGGTGCCTGGCACCAGGTTGTTCAGGTTCACGACGTAGGTGTTGTGGTGCTTGTCGTGGTGGTATTCCAGTGTTTCCTTGGAAATGTGCGGCTGCAGGGCATCGTGTGCGTAGGGCAGCGGCGGCAATTCGAAAGCCATGATGATTCTCCTAATCAGGTCAGTTGCGGTGAGCGCAAGGCCGATCACGGGCGGCCAGACAAGCGCCGGGGAGTTTGTACTCTTTGCGGCGCATCGAACCGGATCATAGCACCGGGGGTGCGGCATAACCACGCAACAACTGTGTGGAATAGAGGTTCCAGAGCCTTTTGGAATAAATCACGCACTGGTGATCAGTTGGGCTGCTACGGTGAACATCATTACGGCCACCAACAAGTCGAGAATCCGCCAGGTGCTTGGCCGTGCGAGCCACGGGGCCAGCCATGCGGCGCCGAGGGCCAGGGTGAAAAACCATAATAATGAAGCACTCGCCGCGCCGACCACATAGGCGCCCGGTTCGGTCTGTTGTGCACCGAGGGAGCCGATCAGCAACACCGTATCCAGATAAACATGCGGGTTCAGCAGCGTTACCGCCAAGGCACTGAGCAGCACCGCCCGCAGCGAACGCACGGTCTGGTTTTCGCCCTGATCAAGGCTTTGTTTCGAGCAGGCCCGACGCAGCGCCTGGCTGCCGTACCAAATCAGGAATACCGCGCCGCCCCAACGCGCCACTGCCAGCAGCGTGGGGTTATGCGCCAGCACCGTCGCCAGACCGAACACGCCTGCGGCTACCAGCAGCGCATCGCAAACGACGCACAGTGCCGCCACCGGCAAGTGATGTTCGCGGCGCAGACTTTGCGCCAGCACAAATGCGTTCTGGGTGCCGATCGCCATGATCAGCCCCGCCGCGACCAACAGGCCGTTTACATAGCTTTGCCACATAAGGTTCTACTCCGCGTTGGCTGCCAGGTCCCGCAGCACTTGCATGGCGCGTTCGGCGTCGACCTGACCGACGAACAAATGGTCGTGGTAGTAGCCGGCAATCACGTTGCAACTGATCCCGGCTTTTCCGAGCGCCGAGGCGAACGCGGCGGTCAGGCCCACGGCTTCGAGGGCGGAGTGCACGTTCAAGGTGATCCACGCGGCGACGTAGTCGAAGCTGAAACCGGCTCTTTCGGCGTGGGATTTTTCCAGAATGACCGTCAGGCCCTCCTGCTCGCGAAAGCTGCCGATGATTTCCAGACCTGCCGGCAGTGCGCCATCGGGCAGGGTGCAAAACACGAATTCGCCGGCGTTGAGTTGCGGGCTCATGCTGCGCAGCAGGGTCGCCAATGAAGTTTCGCCAGCCATGTTGGTATTCCTTGTTCAAGAGTTCTTGCTGGCCATTCTCCGGCGCGAAGCTGTATAAGAAAAACCAATAGTGCTGATCGCTCATTAGGAAAACTGATGTTCGACTATAAATTGCTTTCTGCCTTGGCCGCCGTGGTCGAGCAGACCGGATTCGAACGTGCCGCCCAGGTGCTGGGTTTGTCGCAATCGGCGATCTCCCAGCGCATCAAATTGCTGGAAGCGCGGATTGGCCAACCGGTGTTGGTGCGGGCGACGCCGCCAGCGCCGACTGAGATCGGTCGGCGATTGCTCAACCATGTGCAGCAGGTGCGCCTGCTCGAGCGGGATTTGCTGACCCTGGTGCCGGCGCTGGATGAAGAGGGCCTGCCGGAGCGCCTGCGCATTGCCCTCAACGCCGACAGCCTCGCCACTTGGTGGGCCGATGCGGTGGGGGATTTTTGCGCCGAGCAACATTTGCTGATGGACTTGGTCGTTGAGGACCAGACCGTGGGCCTCAAACGCATGCGCGCCGGGGAAGTAGCGGCGTGTCTGTGTGCCAGCGAACGCCCGGTGGCCGGTGCCCGCAGCGTGTTGTTGGGCGCCATGCGTTATC containing:
- a CDS encoding superoxide dismutase, which encodes MAFELPPLPYAHDALQPHISKETLEYHHDKHHNTYVVNLNNLVPGTEFEGKTLEEIVKSSSGGIFNNAAQVWNHTFYWNCLAPNAGGQPTGALAEAINASFGSFDKFKEEFSKTSIGTFGSGWGWLVKKADGSLALASTIGAGNPLTNGDTPLLTCDVWEHAYYIDYRNVRPKYVEAFWNLVNWKFVAEQFEGKTFTA
- a CDS encoding DUF6124 family protein, which translates into the protein MDKLIPDPPYKPDSMFNVSLDKNIESLLAHACESLASANVLASDFATYLSGSQRSTAMAIAQVVMLAQLAVNRALDIVDPQD
- a CDS encoding ACT domain-containing protein, producing the protein MAGETSLATLLRSMSPQLNAGEFVFCTLPDGALPAGLEIIGSFREQEGLTVILEKSHAERAGFSFDYVAAWITLNVHSALEAVGLTAAFASALGKAGISCNVIAGYYHDHLFVGQVDAERAMQVLRDLAANAE
- a CDS encoding imelysin family protein, with amino-acid sequence MIRMPLATASLLAIAISLAGCGEGKDKTAAAPTPAPAASTTAAAPAAAPAAAGKVDEAAAKAVVAHYADMVFAVYSDAESTAKTLQTAVDAFLAKPNADTLKAAKAAWVAARVPYLQSEVFRFGNTIIDDWEGQVNAWPLDEGLIDYVDKSYEHALGNPGATANIIANTEVQVGEDKVDVKEITPEKLASLNELGGAEANVATGYHAIEFLLWGQDLNGTGPGAGNRPASDYLEGKGATGGHNDRRRAYLKSVTQLLVSDLEEMVGNWKPNVADNYRATLEAEPGETGLRKMLFGMGSLSLGELAGERMKVSLEANSPEDEQDCFSDNTHNSHFYDAKGVRNVYLGEYTRVDGTKMTGASLSSLVAKADPAADTALKADLAATEAKIQVMVDHANKGEHYDQLIAAGNTAGNQIVRDAIASLVKQTGSIEAAAGKLGISDLNPDNADHEF
- a CDS encoding putative bifunctional diguanylate cyclase/phosphodiesterase, with translation MKLELKNSLSVKLLRVVLLSALIVGVVLSCAQIVFDAYKTRQAVAGDAQRILDMFRDPSTQAVYSLDREMGMQVIEGLFQDDAVRQASIGHPNEAMLAQKSRELQHSNSRWLTDLILGQERTFTTQLVGRGPYSEYYGDLSITLDTATYGQGFIVSSVIIFISGVLRALAMGLVLYLVYHWLLTKPLSRIIEHLTEINPDRPSEHKIPQLKGHEKNELGIWINTANQLLESIERNTHLRHEAENSLLRMAQYDFLTGLPNRQQLQQQLDKILVDAGKLQRRVAVLVVGLDDFKGINEQFSYQTGDQLLLALADRLRAHSGRLGALARLGGDQFALVQADIEQPYEAAELAQSILDDLEAAFALDHQEIRLRATIGITLFPEDGDSTEKLLQKAEQTMTLAKTRSRNRYQFYIASVDSEMRRRRELEKDLRDALIRDQFYLVYQPQISYRDHRVVGVEALIRWQHPEHGLVPPDLFIPLAEQNGTIIAIGEWVLDQACKQLRDWHDQGFADLRMAVNLSTVQLHHAELPRVVNNLLQIYRLPPRSLELEVTETGLMEDISTAAQHLLSLRRSGALIAIDDFGTGYSSLSYLKSLPLDKIKIDKSFVQDLLDDDDDATIVRAIIQLGKSLGMQVIAEGVETAEQEAYIISEGCHEGQGYHYSKPLPARELSAYLKQAQRSNAAIL
- a CDS encoding LysR family transcriptional regulator ArgP; the encoded protein is MFDYKLLSALAAVVEQTGFERAAQVLGLSQSAISQRIKLLEARIGQPVLVRATPPAPTEIGRRLLNHVQQVRLLERDLLTLVPALDEEGLPERLRIALNADSLATWWADAVGDFCAEQHLLMDLVVEDQTVGLKRMRAGEVAACLCASERPVAGARSVLLGAMRYRALASPAFVARHFPQGVRAELLPRTPALVFGPDDFLQHRYLASLGVDGGFEHHLCPSSEGFIRLTEAGLGWGLVPELQVREQLQRGVLVELLPDKPIDVPLYWHHWRNGGQLLGLLTDQLVRSSKQWLVPLD
- a CDS encoding LysE/ArgO family amino acid transporter, which produces MWQSYVNGLLVAAGLIMAIGTQNAFVLAQSLRREHHLPVAALCVVCDALLVAAGVFGLATVLAHNPTLLAVARWGGAVFLIWYGSQALRRACSKQSLDQGENQTVRSLRAVLLSALAVTLLNPHVYLDTVLLIGSLGAQQTEPGAYVVGAASASLLWFFTLALGAAWLAPWLARPSTWRILDLLVAVMMFTVAAQLITSA